In Phycisphaerales bacterium, the following proteins share a genomic window:
- the pruA gene encoding L-glutamate gamma-semialdehyde dehydrogenase: MAHGVGSFPEPVNEPVLSFAPGTAQRDSLQRELDRQQGEPVELPLIIGGRAVRTGRIAEARVPHRLAHVLATVHQAGEAEVVAAIEAARAAKADWAAMSMQDRGAIFLRAADLLAGPWRDRLNAATMLNQSKTCHQAEIDAACELIDFFRFNVKYMERLIEQTQPDVSPRGTWNRVEARPLEGFVYAVTPFNFTSIAGNLPHAPALMGNTVIWKPSPHALYSNALLMQLFEEAGLPPGVINFVTGDAEMVTRLVLSQRDFAGLHYTGSTAVFRSLWRMVGANLDQYRDYPRLVGETGGKDFLIAHESADADAVVAALIRGAYEFQGQKCSALSRAYLPRLMWSRIRDRLVSEIGTIRMGDVTDFGNFMGAVIHRQSFEKCAHYIGAARESKGSTLLAGGGCDGREGWFVQPTLIEARDPQVPSMCEEIFGPVLSVHVYDGSFEEALALVDRTSPYGLTGAVFANDRRAIATAAETLRYSAGNFYVNDKPTGAVVGQQPFGGARASGTNDKAGSALNLLRWTSVRTIKENFDPPRDYRMPYME, translated from the coding sequence ATGGCACATGGCGTGGGCAGCTTTCCCGAGCCGGTCAACGAGCCGGTCCTCTCATTCGCACCCGGCACGGCGCAGCGCGATTCGCTCCAACGCGAACTTGATCGCCAGCAGGGTGAGCCAGTCGAACTGCCGCTGATCATCGGCGGGCGGGCGGTGCGCACCGGTCGCATCGCCGAGGCGCGCGTGCCGCATCGGCTCGCGCACGTGCTGGCAACGGTGCATCAGGCCGGCGAAGCGGAGGTGGTGGCGGCGATCGAAGCGGCGCGAGCGGCCAAGGCTGACTGGGCCGCGATGTCGATGCAGGATCGCGGCGCCATCTTCCTGCGCGCTGCCGATCTGCTCGCCGGGCCGTGGCGCGATCGGCTCAACGCGGCGACAATGCTCAATCAGTCCAAGACCTGCCACCAGGCCGAGATCGATGCCGCGTGCGAACTCATCGATTTCTTCCGGTTCAACGTGAAGTACATGGAGCGGCTGATCGAGCAGACGCAGCCGGACGTCTCGCCGCGCGGCACGTGGAATCGAGTCGAGGCGCGGCCGCTCGAAGGCTTTGTCTACGCGGTTACGCCTTTCAACTTCACGAGCATCGCCGGCAACCTGCCGCACGCTCCGGCACTGATGGGCAATACCGTGATCTGGAAGCCCTCGCCGCACGCGCTCTACAGCAACGCGCTACTCATGCAGTTGTTCGAGGAGGCGGGCCTGCCGCCGGGCGTGATCAACTTCGTGACTGGCGACGCGGAGATGGTAACGCGCCTCGTGCTTTCGCAGCGCGACTTTGCCGGGCTGCACTACACCGGCTCGACCGCCGTCTTTCGCAGCCTCTGGCGCATGGTCGGCGCGAATCTCGATCAATATCGCGACTACCCCCGGCTCGTGGGCGAAACGGGCGGCAAGGACTTTCTCATCGCGCACGAGTCGGCGGATGCAGATGCGGTCGTCGCAGCGCTGATCCGCGGCGCGTACGAATTCCAGGGGCAGAAGTGTTCCGCCCTGTCGCGCGCTTATCTGCCGCGGTTGATGTGGAGCCGGATCCGCGACCGGCTGGTCAGCGAGATCGGGACGATCCGCATGGGCGATGTAACCGACTTTGGCAACTTCATGGGAGCGGTGATTCACCGGCAGTCTTTTGAGAAGTGCGCGCATTACATTGGAGCGGCGCGCGAGTCGAAGGGTTCAACGCTCCTCGCCGGCGGCGGCTGCGATGGGCGCGAGGGATGGTTTGTACAGCCGACGCTCATCGAGGCACGCGATCCTCAGGTGCCGAGCATGTGCGAAGAGATCTTCGGTCCGGTGTTGAGCGTGCATGTATACGACGGGTCGTTTGAAGAAGCGCTGGCGCTGGTGGACCGCACGTCGCCCTACGGCCTGACGGGCGCGGTGTTTGCGAATGATCGCCGGGCGATCGCAACGGCGGCGGAGACGCTGCGCTACAGCGCGGGCAATTTTTATGTTAATGACAAGCCGACGGGCGCCGTGGTGGGGCAG
- a CDS encoding DoxX family protein has product MTAAPHGFVAVVGWVARILAAVILLQTLFFKFSGSAESVYIFSTLGVEPWGRWLSGVAELAAAVLLLIPSTGWLGALLGLGIMLGAIASHLTRLGIVVHDDGGLLFALALTVSACCAIVAWIDRRRFLRQIRV; this is encoded by the coding sequence ATGACCGCTGCCCCGCACGGATTTGTCGCAGTCGTGGGATGGGTCGCGCGCATCCTTGCCGCAGTCATTCTCCTCCAAACGCTCTTCTTCAAGTTCAGCGGCTCGGCTGAGAGCGTGTACATCTTTTCGACGCTTGGCGTGGAGCCGTGGGGCCGATGGTTGTCAGGGGTGGCCGAACTGGCCGCGGCCGTGCTGCTGCTCATTCCCTCCACGGGGTGGCTGGGCGCGCTGCTGGGTCTGGGCATCATGCTCGGCGCCATTGCAAGCCATCTCACCCGCCTGGGGATCGTCGTTCATGACGACGGCGGCCTGCTCTTCGCTCTGGCGCTGACGGTCTCTGCATGTTGTGCGATCGTCGCGTGGATCGACCGCCGCCGCTTCCTCCGCCAGATCAGAGTATGA